The Desulfoscipio gibsoniae DSM 7213 genome contains a region encoding:
- a CDS encoding HAD-IA family hydrolase, translating into MIKHVVFDFDGTIVESRYLAVELLNQLAEKYGFRKIKEKEFEHFRSLSIMQRCKAIHVPVYVIPIIYSELRRKYQASTSHLQVFMGVKELIRGLKEKGFELSIISSNSVDNINKFLRKNNLDIFDSIYSSRNYFGKDKALNAFLRKHKLNGKDVIYIGDECRDIVACRKNNIKIISVSWGYDSIELLTRENPDFIAKNPREIFNIIAFKLK; encoded by the coding sequence ATGATAAAACATGTAGTTTTCGATTTTGACGGCACAATTGTTGAATCTAGATATTTAGCTGTTGAATTATTAAATCAATTGGCTGAAAAATATGGATTTCGTAAAATTAAAGAAAAAGAATTTGAACATTTCCGCTCCTTATCTATTATGCAAAGATGTAAAGCTATTCATGTACCTGTTTATGTAATCCCGATAATTTATAGTGAATTAAGACGAAAATATCAAGCATCTACAAGTCATTTACAAGTATTTATGGGTGTTAAGGAACTGATTAGGGGACTTAAAGAAAAAGGCTTTGAACTTAGTATCATTTCTTCTAACTCAGTTGATAACATTAATAAATTTTTAAGAAAAAATAATTTAGATATCTTTGACAGTATTTATTCTTCAAGAAACTATTTTGGCAAGGACAAGGCGCTAAATGCTTTTTTAAGAAAACATAAACTTAATGGGAAAGATGTTATCTATATTGGAGATGAGTGCCGGGATATTGTTGCTTGCAGAAAAAATAATATCAAAATTATTTCCGTATCATGGGGTTATGATTCTATAGAGCTACTTACCAGGGAAAATCCGGATTTTATAGCCAAAAATCCACGGGAAATCTTTAATATAATCGCGTTTAAATTAAAGTAA